From one Oncorhynchus clarkii lewisi isolate Uvic-CL-2024 chromosome 6, UVic_Ocla_1.0, whole genome shotgun sequence genomic stretch:
- the LOC139412387 gene encoding uncharacterized protein has product MATSETSNAAQILKANIDGEEVETTSHSGVAQNIVRDDMSTSPDMVKDVTLPTPSSDNLGSDDDFTGLISMLVMRILTEIQTPAEDYPVDVTRKSQDLIPKVMEVFCAWSGCSETQAYPENLRIHKVYRVVYKNLLEEFGSEKILQQAVSTQDSSFDRILVKSLSEALLHRCNEALRAASRTSVKTTGPKALPLAEDVRASSGKLSFLQRLVRLTSNLKLFKKGNKKDSHRSESEQVQTTAEDSMHKFTQQDSSLFEILVMFSAISKGLFKPFKQSLKTK; this is encoded by the exons ATGGCAACAAGCGAGACCTCCAATGCAGCACAAATCTTGAAGGCCAACATTGATGGAGAGGAAGTGGAGACCACCAGTCATTCTGGTGTAGCTCAAAACATTGTCAGGGACGATATGTCAACCAGCCCAGACATGGTCAAAGATGTCACACTTCCAACCCCATCCTCTGATAACTTGGGCAGTGATGATGACTTCACCGGCCTCATCAGCATGTTAGTAATGAGAATTCTAACAGAAATCCAAACCCCAGCAGAAGATTACCCAGTTGACGTCACACGCAAGTCACAAGACCTGATCCCTAAAGTTATGGAGGTCTTCTGTGCATGGTCAGGCTGCTCTGAGACACAAGCCTATCCAGAGAACTTGAGGATTCATAAAGTCTACAGAGTCGTCTATAAAAATCTGTTGGAGGAGTTTGGCTCGGAGAAAATCCTCCAACAGGCCGTGTCGACTCAGGACTCTTCATTTGATAGGATTCTTGTCAAGTCTTTGAGTGAAGCGCTTCTCCACAGATGTAATGAGGCATTGAGGGCAGCCTCAAGAACATCAGTCAAAACCACCGGGCCTAAGGCTCTTCCACTGGCTGAGGATGTGAGGGCTAGCAGTGGGAAACTATCTTTTCTACAAAGGCTGGTCAGGCTGACAAGCAACTTAAAG CTATTCAAGAAGGGGAACAAGAAGGATTCCCACCGCTCTGAATCAGAACAAGTACAGACCACTGCTGAAGATAGCATGCATAAGTTCACACAACAGGACTCATCTCTGTTTGAGATATTGGT GATGTTTTCTGCCATCTCCAAAGGCCTGTTCAAGCCCTTCAAACAGTCCTTAAAGACCAAGTAA